ATTATGATAGACTGAACTGCATTactaaaaatattagaCTTGGTTGGAAGCAATTGCGTTATATGGATAATACTAGACAAGAAATAGAAAGAGGAATGACTTTGAAGCTAAATGGAATGACTTTCCTTGCTACAGATATGCAAGATAAGTCACATGTTATAAATTTACTGGATACACCCGGGCATGTGGATTTTATTGATGAGGTAGCTGTGGCAATGTCTGTTTCGGATACTGCACTAGTGTGTATCGATATCATCGAAGGCATTAGCTCCACTACACGGTATATAATCAAAGAATGTCAAAAGAGGGGACTATCAATGGTATTCTTGATTAACAAGATTGATCGACTGGTACTTGAACTTATGTTACCGCCTACTGAGGCATACATGAAACTGCAGGAGCTTGTGTTGAATATCCAAGGAGCTACAAAAGATAGCATGTTTACaccagaaaataataatattttatttgcaTCCGCCAAATTTGGGATAATTTTCTCAATAGAACAATTTGTATCGAAATGTTATGGTAAGGTTCTGGCTGGTCCAAAACTGAATGAATTTGTCAAAAGAGTTTGGAGGAATAACTACTACGATAGAGGCGTTTTCCACCCAAGAACACTAAATGATAAAAACCATGAAGCGACATTTGTAACTTTTATCTTGAACCCAATCTACAAGATATTTACTCACACATTATCAAGGGAAGTGGATGTGGTATCTAAAACACTCAAGAAAAACTTTGGGGTATCACTTACTGAGGATGAAATGGCCAATGATCCGCAACCTTTATTAAAGGTAGTATTCACTAAGATATTTCCAGACCAAAAGGCTTTAATCTCTTCTTTAACTTCATGTTCTGGCTCAGGtaattattatcaaaaacaagTGAATCTATTAGAAAATGGGGTACAGAATACATCTTCCAGACAATTTTTAGCACATGCAGTCAAAAACATGAGTATAGGAGACAGTGAGTGGACCTTGGTAAAAGTATATCATGGAAATATTGCTGTAGGAGACAAAATTTCAGTAATTGTCCCCGTTAGTAATATATCTGACTCTGGAGTGAAgtttattgatgaagaaatgtTAGAAGAAGGATCGCAGCATGTCATTGAAGCGATTTCCTTGTTGGGCGGTAGGTTTTGCTACCCTGTTCCATCAGCTTCTGAAGGGCAACTAGTCTTGTTAAAAGGTATCTCTAAAAGTTTTGTCAAATCTGCTACCTTGTGTAGCAACAATATAGAATCTGCTGGTCTACCGTTATTTCAAGCTATAAATTACATAGGTAGGCCTGTATTCAAAGTTATCATCGCACCACTTAATCCAAAGGAATTACCAAAACTACTGAGTGGTCTGGAAAAAACTAATAGATACTATCCCGGATTACACGTCAAAGTGGAGGAGTCTGGAGAGCATGTTTTGCTAGGTAATGGTGAACTTTATTTTGATTGCTTAATGCATGATTTAAGGAATGTTTATGGTGGAATTGAGGTTAAAATCTCGGATCCAGTTACTGTATTTGCTGAAAGTTGTCAAGGGGAGTCATTTGCGGCCATACCGGTGGAGTCTTCTAATCACAATATATCGCTAACAGTTTGTGCAGAGCCTTTGGACAAGAAGATTGTTCAAGATATAAGTAAGAAGAAACTTGATGTAGAACTTCTAGGAGATAAGAAGGGTTTAAGAGAGATGGCTAAGGTTCTTAGACGGGATTACGGATGGGATTCTTTAGCGGCAAGAAACATATGGGCGTTTTTTCACACTTCGATACTTGTAGATGATACGTTACCTGACGAAACTGACAAGAATCTTTTACAGCATTTCAGAGAACAGGTCTTGCAAGGGTTCTATTGGGCTGTTCGCGAAGGGCCCTTGATGGAAGAAGCTATCCATGGAGTTAAATTTCGGattttgaagtttgaaATGAGCGGGCGTGTTAATTTGGACTCTTTGGATGTTGGTATAATTGGTGTACAATTGATTCCACTAATGAGAAAAGCATGTAATGTGGCCTTACTCACTGCTAAACCTATTGTAGTGGAGCCAATCTATGAAATGGACATTATTATGAAAAAAGTGTATTACCCCGTTTTGGAAGAAGTGCTAAAGAAACGCAGAAGTGCCTATATTTATGCAACGGAGACCATTCCAGGTACACCTTTGATAGAAGTGAAAACCCAGGTACCTGTAATCGAGTCTTTTGGTCTCGAGACAGATATCAGGCTATCCTCCGAGGGCAATGCGATCATCCAATCACATCAATGGAATGACATCTGGAGAAAAGTCCCAGGTGATGTAATGGATGAAGATGCACCTATCCCTAAGCTGAAACCAGCGCCAACCTCCAGTTTGAGTAGAGATTTTGTAATGAAGACCAGACGCCGTAAAGGGATATCCAACGATGGATTCATGTCCAATGATGGGCCCACCTTACAGAAATACATTGATAAAGAACTCTTTTCCCAACTTAAGGAAGCGGGATTTGTATAGGATCATTACATGGGGTCAAAATACTGCTACGCTCTGTACATCAATCAAACTTTAATCACTACATATGTTGAATAGAAGCGATTTATATAAGTATCACTATATACGTAATACATAATACCTCGATTCTGCCAAATCTTGTTTTGAGGGGAGTTTCTTGGGAACTCCAACTGGCGCTTGGAAAACTGGAAGCGATATAACGGGAAAGTCATCGGCCTGAGCGGTAATAGCGGTCATATCAGATGACTGTGACATACAAATCTGACTTATTACAAAGGCGGGAACATTAGAGTACGGTATTTGACTTTCTGAGGGCAACTTCGTAAATTACAGAGTCTGCGAAGTTAAAAGATTTGGTTATTCATATTATTAAACCCGATCTGATAAGAGTTGTCACAAAATAGTGGACTGAGATTTTATAACAAGACTGTTCGATAAAGGAGTAGTGCTATAGTACTTTCATTGTGAGACAAACTCAATAGAgtgatatcaaaaatatcaaacGATATCAAGAGCACGTACATCTATCATTTCGGAGCAATCCAAGGCATAGAGTCAAACTAAGCGGGTAAAGTTGAATTAGTCCTGAACTAATAATAGAGGATGATAGTTTGTTTTGTACGTTTTAATTCTGTTTAAGGATCTCATCAGTGATTTTGAGTAATATTTTAGTTGTGAATCTAAAACAGCAACTAAAGTGGCCCGTTACAGGTTGGAAGATCCACATTATTAAGAGATTAATACTGCATCATTTACAAATAGAAACTCTGTTGATAGCAAAGTTGAAACCAAGGCCctgttattgttgttatataatttttgctGCATTTTAAGGTTCTAgctgtttcttcaatgtACGGTCAACGGAGAGTACGGTCGGAAAGGTATTCAAGCGATATATCAAGTGGCaaggatgaagaaataaaagttAGTAGAAGTAAAGGAATTGACTGTCCCCCCAGGAGGAGGGAAAGTAGTACAAATGAGGATTCTCTATACTTTCAGCCCACAAAGATTTACAAACTGGAAAAGGAGCTGGCTTCTAGAAGTACCCTTGTAAAATCGGATAAAGACTCTacagatgaagaaagagattcGGATGAAATAGTTTCAAACAGATTTAATGAAGCAGATTCAGTACGGCATTTTGGTAGATATACCGATGaaaattatcaatatcGACATATTAATGGTCTTGTACCTGATTATTATGAGGGCatgagaaaaaataaactggGCCTAGTTTCGGATCTCACTAATGAATCaagaaataattatattttcGAACAAAATGCTAACTTTGAAATGGAATTCCCGATTGATGAATCTGCTCTTGGTGGTAATGAAACGAGAGGCATGCACGATGAATATATACCCAACTTGAATTATGGTCAGTTGATAGAAAATTGGGTGgatgaagaaaagcaaGTACAAACAATGGAAGATTTACAAAGAGAAGATAGTATGTTACAAGGCCAGTTGATGAAGGAAGCATCTATgattctttcaaataaagTTAGATCTCCAACGCAAGAAAGAAGTCAAACACCCAGATTAGCGACATGGGTAAACGATTATGATAGTGAGCCACGTATAATGACAAATAGAAGTTCATCAGTTATTCCTGAGGCATTATCTGACGATGATATTAGAGAAGATAGTTTAAGTCCTAATACATCCGCAATTTTTAGTAATTCGCATGCTCAGGTTGAGCCTATACCACTCCCAAGTAAAAACTCATCAAGAATGCCTACATCAACATTGGAGGATAGGCGATCGTACATGAACTTTCTTGGAAAACCAGCGTCGACTTTTGGTGCTATTGATAGCATGGGTATGTCAGCCCTTAAGAATGTGAATAGTTTTCTTCCTATTCATAAATCATCACTACCATCAACAATACCTGTAAGAAAGGGATCATCTGGTCAATCTACCGCAAATTCCgattcatcatcactaAATTTACAGCATAACTTGAGTTCATCTGTTGGTGATTTAAAATTAGACTCTGACCAGATGATGGACTTAATTAGGAAACTACCAAAGGACTTTCTAACATTACCATACTCACAGAGGAAGAAGCAGATAATAAAACTTGCCCCCGATAAGGATTCAAGACTTATCATGTCCTTGTTAAAAAAGGTAATGATCACAAATTCTAAGAGTGCGTCCTCGATTCAAAAGCCAAGTATGCGGTCCAGACATGGGTCATTGGCATCACAGTTCTTGAGTTCATTTTCTCCTTCTGTGGCATCAATGGCTAGTAGTGGAGGGTTTCGACCTGATGACAAAGGGTTGTTTATTATGGGACACAAATTAGGAAAAGTTATTGGCTTCGGTGCATGGGGTATGATAAGAGAATGCGTTGACATACAATCTGGAGCACAAAGAGCAATGAAAATTGTAAGATTCAAAGATAACCAAAAGGTGAAGAGAAATGTCATCAGGGAGGTTAATGTTTGGAAAGAAATGCATcatatgtatatattgcCTTTATTGGATTGGAAATTGATCAGTGATTATGCCATGTATTGTTTAACAGAAAGAGTAAAAGATGGTACATTATATGATTTAGTGCTTTCATGGGAGGATAGAAAGAATAATCAGATCCCGGTAGATGAAAGGATTAAGTTGACTATGTTCCTGATGTTGCAGCTAATATCAGCTCTAAAATATATGCATTCAAACTCCACGGTTCATGGTGATATCAAGCTTGAAAATTGTTTACTGAAGAAAGGTAGACAACATAAAAATTGGACAATTTTCTTATGTGATTTTGGTATGAGCTGCAGATTTGGTTCTTACCGTAGTCGGTATGATACCTTAATAGATGAGGAGAAGAACAACTCAGGAATTATCAGAGAGGAATCATATATGCCGCTTTCATTTGAGGCTTCGCCAAAGCCTATCTATAGGGAGGTTTCTCAATTAAATTCTCAACATTCGCAATTGAGTTCGCAATTAACTCCTCAATTACAACTTCAGTCAAATTCTGCATCGTTTTCACAGCCGCAACAATTTCTGGCTGTACAGCAACTGCCACAGCCAGAGCCATCATTGCCACATGTGCATTCGGATTCTAACAGCACTTCTCAACCTCCATCTAAATTCATGAAGATTGTGACTGACAGAAATGTTATTCATGATGACACTCCATTTGAAATCCTCACAGCTAGGCAGGCGTCAAGGAGATCTTTTGAATCTCACAATAGTAAAAAGTCCCAGAAAATGAGCACAGTATCAGTTGAATCGCTTCCATCTTCACCCTCAGCAACTCCTCTTGATAATGTGAATGCATTCGATCCTTGTTCTTTGGATGCTCAAAGGCATTTCTCTCTGTCGGTTGAGAATTCTAACACAAAGACACCATCATCTCTAATTGGGTCTCTACCATATGCTGCACCTGAATTATTGGTACCTGAGCCTTCTCCGTTGGGGCCTGGTGCAGATATTTGGGCATTGGGTGTTACTATGTACACAATGCTTATGGGTAAGCTACCCTTCAAGCATGACTTAGAATCCAAACTTAAACAATTGATAGCATCAGGAAAGTTTGACAAGAAATCTCTAAAATGTATGTGTAATGGTGGGCACAGTAATCTCTCGGATGAGGCTCTTAAATATCAAGGATTGTATGACGCTATTCTTGGGTGCTTGACGATCAACCTCCTTGATCGTTGGGGACTGCATGATGTTGAAACAGCACTCAGAGAagaattaaagaaaaatggagAACTAAGCCAGTAGTCTCCAActctgttttttttttgttgttttatcTAGacatcaaatattttggtattaATATAGATGTTGAGCATGATTTCTCTTCTGTAACACTAGTTTCATGATTGCTGTTTTTATTGTCGTctattatttcttcattgtAGAATTCTTTGCCATCATCCAACCTTCAGTCTATCAGATAGTCTTCCTAGTCGCCAAGAATGAGGTtataaaaaacaattacaTATTCTAGCATGCACATTTTACTTTAATAATGTTACAATACATATTTATACTTCCAAAGCCcaatattctttcttggtTAATATGATAATATAGAATACCACTTTTTGTATTTAGGTACGAAGATATCCTCGGTTCATCGTTAATCATCAAGACGATTAAGAAGCACCATAAATTGGCAATATGATTTCTTTACTGAATGTCGAAGCAATATCGAAGAATCTCAGGCAAAGCTGAAATAACAGAAACATTCAGGCCATGATTTATCTGAAGTCTATCATCAAAGTTATTGACAACTCGGGAGCACAACTAGCCGAGTGCATCAAGGTTATTGGCAAGGGTTCACCTAAATCGCCAGGTAGAGTAGGAGACAGGATTGTTTGCGTCATACAGAAGGCCAGACCACTAACTCAGAATATTACTGGTACAGCTACTACAAATAGAGTAAAAAAAGGTGATATTTGTCATGCCATAGTGGTCAGAACTAAGCAAACTAACGAATATAGAAGAGACGGTTCTATGATAAGTTTCGGCGACAACGCCTGTGTATTGATAAATAAGAATACTGGGGAACCATTGGGTACTAGAATCATGGCAAATGATGGTGTAGTAGATAGAACCTTAAAAGATAAGGGATTCAATAAGATCTGCTCATTAGCTAGCAAAGCTTTATAAATACCGGATGAGATTTGATGCACTGTTTGTGATACAATGCACCTGTTGACCAAGCAATGATAATTCTGGATTGAACACATACATTCCGCAATTTACAACCACTATATTACACTCTTTCAGCATATTCAtgtacatatatatatatatctatcTTTAGTGTAAAtaaatgatgaaatatttgatagttCTTAATTTTCAGCTCATATTATAGTATTGAGGATGATGTAATGaatgtattatatttataagtATGTATGGTGATAATAGATTCTTAAGTCTATGTGCAACTAATTACAACAAGGGCGTGAACATGTATGCAGAGGGGAATAGTTAATGTTTTAAAAACCAGCGATATGATTTTATCTTGGTATGTTTTTATAGGGGACACAGCATTTGGTATGTCTCATCCAACCTGTTTGGAGTAGTTTGTCAATTGATATACGTTTTTCTGGGTTTGGTTGGAAAATTTGGTAAAGTGCTATTCTGCGCAATCTATTAATTTCTTGGTTGATATGGCGAAGCTCTTCAAATACATAGAACTCCTTTTTGGAGGCCATTTCTTCATAAAAAGAGTCATATAAAGAATCCTTTCCTCTGGCAGCATTTCTCCATAAATAATGGCCCATTATCATTGTACAATACACGATACCGATACTCCAACAATCAACTAGCCTTGGGTCGTATTCTTTTTTGGGGTTGTATTCCTCAGGTGCAACATAAGGTTCAGAGCCTTGAAGGCCCGTTTGGAAATGTACATGTCTCTCCCATGCAGTTTGGAACACACAACTAGTACCAAAATCACAGATTTTCAATAAACCGTTcggatgaagaagaatgtTTTCTGGTTTTAGATCACAATGTGCAACACCATGATCATGCATAAATTGTATGCCTTTTAATAACTGTTTCATAAAACAATCAGCTTCTAATGGGTGTAATGGTTTTCCGATTTTATTCTTCCTTGCTGTCAATAGGCTATATAAGTCACCAGCTGGACAAAATTCCATGACTTCAATAAAAGTATCATTGTATTCTAACAAATCTATGATACTCAAAATATTAGGTGCAGATTGTTCACCATTTTTATCATAGTAATGACTCAAAGAGTGCCCAATAATGAATTCAGAGGTAATTCTAGTACTGAATTTCTCAATTGGGTCTGATGGCCGTGGTTTCAGCTCCTTTACAGcaaagtatatttttttactgtCCATATAAGTTTTGGTGGCCGGCAGATCATCCTTCTCATCCCTAGTTCTAGCACATACTTTTACAACACCGTATGCCCCATGGCCTACGACTGCAACACATTTTCCGTATAGATCAGCAAAAGCAGGTTGGTTTTCGTCCTGGACTCCGGCTCCAGACGGTGTTCTATGTTTACTGGATTGATTGTGTTTGTTCTTGGCTGCTGTAGATAACCCCATTCTAATCTTTTCAGATAAGTTATTGATTAGTTTTAACTCCTGAGACCCTACAGCAGCATTCTTGTTAACAATTTTTGGAATCGATGGGTcatcaagttcttcatcatcatcagaaCTGTCATCGCTTCCACTTTGAACGTGGCTTCTGGTCTTCGTAAAGACTGGAGCGAACGTATCTCTATCTGTTTCAACTTTTGAACAGATTTTATTCCTTGGTAATAACGATACAGcatatttcaatttttcgTCAGCGTTAGCAATATCCTCCTTTGAATGTGGTTTGAAGAACCCAGATAATGAGAATTTTGACTTCTGTCTAACCACTGAGCCGTCATCACCTTTTGGTAGATCTAAATGACCGTCATTTTTCGAAGCATGGTTATGGCTATTACCATTCGCATCTGAGTTTACTGAAGTCATCACTTTCAGGGTGTGGACATGGTGACCATCTTCATAAAGTTTGAAATACTCTAAATCTAAAATGCATTTTCCAGGGGTTTCATTATATCTAGGTAGCTGAGCAGCACTAACTGTTCCAGCATGCTCTCTTCCCTTTCTGCTATTAGACCTACTTGGTACTCTTGAACTTGTGGGAGATTTCGGAGGTTGAATAAATCCAGGGGCATAGTGGCCAGTCGGTAGCGGAAAGCTTCGTAAGTTCTCAATATAATCGGAACTGTCTGCCTCTTCGTAAAATGGTCTCAAGCCAGTACCATCCAGCATCGAATCTATGTTATTACTGCTTGTGTCAGGGCCAATGACAGTGTTTGCGTTTATAGGCAAGTTACCATTACTTGACATGGGACTGGCGTTCCTCACAGTACGACGACTGTCCTTGGATGGTCTATAGTCCTCAACTTCAATGTCAGTATCTGTAATCAGAGATTCCTGTGATGTATTCTGGCTGACAGGAGACCCTGATTTGGATTGTGGATTCGAATTAGTAGGCGTCAAGTTTAACTTCAAGATGTTTGGCAAGCCCAGATGATGGCGTGGTTGTTGTAACTCTGGATTGGCAGATTGTGGGGTTTTATGTACCACCGGTGTATGCTCACGGCTTGCACTGGCTGTGTCCACTCGTATATCAACTTTTTGCGCAGGCCCGGGGGTCCCATTTGCACCTCGATCACTGGGGCCTCGAGACCTCTGAGACTTAAACAAGCTCCTCATCGAACTACCAAGAGATAGCGATCTGTTCACGCCATGGCTATGGCGCTCCTCGTGTTCTGGCATCCGGTATTGTCTGCTGTTAAGCTTTTGAGCCCTCTACTCCTACCAATAGCCGTTGTCTCCGGATTGTTTTACTCTAATTGGAAGAGTCTACCGCTTATTTGTCCTGTGAAGCAAAACCCTGTCAACCACCAACCAGAAACTAGTTGTAGCACTTACCTTATATTATAGAGGCTTACGAAGGGTTATTCTTGCAAACAGCTTTCGTTTTTGAACTTTGGCTATTTATATACCTACTTTCGCTCTTTCAAGGGATTTGCTCGTCGACCCGAGAAGTGCAGCTTTCGCCAATAATAGGGATTTAGAAGTGGAGTTGTGGCCTGTGGCTAATTCTTGGATTTGCTATTTACATTTggttaatatatattccatTTTATATACAGAATAATGCGAAGTGTTTCTTTCCCTGCCAGTTAAATTTGATTGGAAGCGATGGTGCACTATCTATGCCGACTGTGTGCCCACCGATATGATTTGCGATTCTGGGACACGTTCATGGTCTAATTTTTGCAGTAAAGATTGTAGTATCTCTGGCGCATGCTTGTTGCTCATATCTATCTCTTCGACGACTTTACCATCTGTACCGATGGCTTGCAGTGTGCATGGCACAGACACTGTTTTGCTCTCGTTCTTTATCCTAGTGACGTCTATCCGGAGCTGTGGGTTGTAAAACTGTATCGTTGGCAAATAGTCCTTCCAAAACTTACGCGCACCCATGTGTCCATTGTGGTTCTTGGTCTGAAATGTTAGTGACAACCGCTGGTATTTCCCAGGGCTTAGTATAACTTGTGCATCAGTCGTGGTAGAGCTAATCTTATTCAGAAATTTCAACTGTCTCGCTACTTTAGACATAGTCCCGGTTCTGGTGTTTCACAAGCTTTGTGTTATAAATGGTGGCTTCCTGCGCTGTACCGGTTGTATGTTTGAAGTAGTTGTAAATTCATCGACCTGCTTATTATTGAGTGCCTCGAGTTTTATAGTTTCAGCATCTCGGTGAAACTTCCTCATAGTGTCGTTATGGGTGATATTGTTCCGTGCAGTATAAAGCTTGCTTCCCCAGATGGATTTGTGTGCAGCTATGAGAGTTCTAATCGGCGTATAAAAGCCAAACTTATGAAATATAAAAGGGTctgtaatatatatactttatGTCATTACTTATAGGTTGTCTATAAAAGGTCGATTCTTTGTTTTATTCAGGTAGCAAAATAATGGAGAGGGTGAGGTTGGAGAGGGACAGGGGCATCAGCTTGCGAGTATGTGTGGCAATATTTTAAAACTCTCTGAATAGATCAGCGTAGGGATCCTCTCCTTGTACGCCGTagtttatttcttcttctgggTACCTGTCAAACTGGGAAGTATCACCTTGTCCCTGTTGGATAGGAGGTTCATATGGAGTCTCTATGTATCTCGCCAGCAGTTTCTCCCAGACAACTTCGCTAAACCACGGATGGTTCTTAACATCCTCACTGCCGTTTTGTAAGTTACCAAGACGTTTACTCAAGTCTCTGGTGATTAACTTAGACAGTAAATCTTGCACATCTGGATGGAAGAAAGAAGGGAACTTAAGTTCCGAGTTTAAAATGTGTTCGTAAGTTTTCATTGTATTTGCATCATAAAATGGTGTATACCCAGCCAACATTTCGTATATCAAAATACCGAAACTCCACCAATCAACAGATTTGTTATAAGGCTTAGTGCTTACTACTTCAGGAGCAATATAATCTGGTGTACCACATAGTGTGTATGTAACATCCGGAACATATTTAGCAAATCCGAAATCGGTAATCTTTATATGACCATTTTTGTCAAGTAGAATGTTCTCTGGCTTCAAATCTCTGTATATTATCTCTTTACTGTGTAAATATTCCAATGCCAAGCATACTTCGGCTGCATAAAATTTCGCTACAGGGTTGGGAAATCTTTGCGATTTCCTAAGTAGGGAGAATAACTCACCACCCTCGATGTAGTCCATAACCATGAAAACATGTTGTGAGTCCTGGAAAGTACCCCACATACGAATGATGAAGGGATGGGACACTATCGATAACATCCTTCTTTCGTCGTTGGTATGCTCTACTTGTTTTAATTTTACAACTGTGTGTTTCTTTAGCGCTTTCAAAGCGTAAAATCTACCATTATGATTTGACCGAATTAAATGAACTCTACCAAAGGAACCTGTTCCTAAAGTCCGTAATATTTGGAAGTCTGATAGGGTGTACTTTCCTGAAGTGTTAGCCCCATATATGAGCGGTTTCTTCACCGTTTCCATTTGGTGTTGTTGGTGCTGCTCTGTTTGCTGTAGtcgttgttgttgctgttgttcgTGATTTGATTCTGTTTGTTGTTCGTTTGATTGTTCAGTACCTTGTGTATGTCCACCATCGGTCCGGTTCGTACCATTGTTATGTTCCTCTTTGTTTCTTGCCTCATAGTCGATATTGTGGCTCCCCTGGTCGTACTGGTCGTCTTCCACCACAAGTTCTTTACTCATTTGGGACTCTGTAGCTTTATCAATGTGGTTTTCTAACTGCTCATGGTTTTCTTGACCCATAGGTTCGTCACCAGGAGGTCCTGCACTCTCTTCTTCGAGTTTCCTTCTGTCGTATTCGCTATCCATAATCTCGACTTCTTTAAAATTTTCTCCCAGTATTTGCAtctgctgttgttgttccGTTAATTGCTCACTTTCTTCAGCTTCAGGTACAACTTTGTCAGGGATACTAAGCTTCCTTACTtcattattcttctttggaTCCACATACATTGGTATAACCAAAAGCAATTGAGAGGAATGTCAATATCGATGATTGTTTTCCAACAATGGTTAATGTGTGGGAGAATGTGTTAAGTCTTTGAAGAGCAACGGGATGTAAAATTTCTCACAGCCAATGTGA
This is a stretch of genomic DNA from Nakaseomyces glabratus chromosome M, complete sequence. It encodes these proteins:
- the SNU114 gene encoding U5 snRNP GTPase SNU114 (CAGL0M08294g~Ortholog(s) have GTPase activity, U5 snRNA binding activity); this encodes MDFDEFGNPIGDELELGEEIEVKKEETESIGTNGEGSNHSDNEINEEDDDYMSDLDADFDDENLALESLRHTYGDQVEVLMEYEDRDANEPIVESGDTGESHSKEGVFIRLKKNIPRAQFDREYMMQMMKVPERIRTVCILGPLHSGKTSIADIFVLNNYDRLNCITKNIRLGWKQLRYMDNTRQEIERGMTLKLNGMTFLATDMQDKSHVINLLDTPGHVDFIDEVAVAMSVSDTALVCIDIIEGISSTTRYIIKECQKRGLSMVFLINKIDRLVLELMLPPTEAYMKLQELVLNIQGATKDSMFTPENNNILFASAKFGIIFSIEQFVSKCYGKVLAGPKLNEFVKRVWRNNYYDRGVFHPRTLNDKNHEATFVTFILNPIYKIFTHTLSREVDVVSKTLKKNFGVSLTEDEMANDPQPLLKVVFTKIFPDQKALISSLTSCSGSGNYYQKQVNLLENGVQNTSSRQFLAHAVKNMSIGDSEWTLVKVYHGNIAVGDKISVIVPVSNISDSGVKFIDEEMLEEGSQHVIEAISLLGGRFCYPVPSASEGQLVLLKGISKSFVKSATLCSNNIESAGLPLFQAINYIGRPVFKVIIAPLNPKELPKLLSGLEKTNRYYPGLHVKVEESGEHVLLGNGELYFDCLMHDLRNVYGGIEVKISDPVTVFAESCQGESFAAIPVESSNHNISLTVCAEPLDKKIVQDISKKKLDVELLGDKKGLREMAKVLRRDYGWDSLAARNIWAFFHTSILVDDTLPDETDKNLLQHFREQVLQGFYWAVREGPLMEEAIHGVKFRILKFEMSGRVNLDSLDVGIIGVQLIPLMRKACNVALLTAKPIVVEPIYEMDIIMKKVYYPVLEEVLKKRRSAYIYATETIPGTPLIEVKTQVPVIESFGLETDIRLSSEGNAIIQSHQWNDIWRKVPGDVMDEDAPIPKLKPAPTSSLSRDFVMKTRRRKGISNDGFMSNDGPTLQKYIDKELFSQLKEAGFV
- the NNK1 gene encoding protein kinase NNK1 (CAGL0M08316g~Ortholog(s) have protein kinase activity, role in protein phosphorylation, proteolysis and cytoplasm localization) — its product is MYGQRRVRSERYSSDISSGKDEEIKVSRSKGIDCPPRRRESSTNEDSLYFQPTKIYKLEKELASRSTLVKSDKDSTDEERDSDEIVSNRFNEADSVRHFGRYTDENYQYRHINGLVPDYYEGMRKNKLGLVSDLTNESRNNYIFEQNANFEMEFPIDESALGGNETRGMHDEYIPNLNYGQLIENWVDEEKQVQTMEDLQREDSMLQGQLMKEASMILSNKVRSPTQERSQTPRLATWVNDYDSEPRIMTNRSSSVIPEALSDDDIREDSLSPNTSAIFSNSHAQVEPIPLPSKNSSRMPTSTLEDRRSYMNFLGKPASTFGAIDSMGMSALKNVNSFLPIHKSSLPSTIPVRKGSSGQSTANSDSSSLNLQHNLSSSVGDLKLDSDQMMDLIRKLPKDFLTLPYSQRKKQIIKLAPDKDSRLIMSLLKKVMITNSKSASSIQKPSMRSRHGSLASQFLSSFSPSVASMASSGGFRPDDKGLFIMGHKLGKVIGFGAWGMIRECVDIQSGAQRAMKIVRFKDNQKVKRNVIREVNVWKEMHHMYILPLLDWKLISDYAMYCLTERVKDGTLYDLVLSWEDRKNNQIPVDERIKLTMFLMLQLISALKYMHSNSTVHGDIKLENCLLKKGRQHKNWTIFLCDFGMSCRFGSYRSRYDTLIDEEKNNSGIIREESYMPLSFEASPKPIYREVSQLNSQHSQLSSQLTPQLQLQSNSASFSQPQQFLAVQQLPQPEPSLPHVHSDSNSTSQPPSKFMKIVTDRNVIHDDTPFEILTARQASRRSFESHNSKKSQKMSTVSVESLPSSPSATPLDNVNAFDPCSLDAQRHFSLSVENSNTKTPSSLIGSLPYAAPELLVPEPSPLGPGADIWALGVTMYTMLMGKLPFKHDLESKLKQLIASGKFDKKSLKCMCNGGHSNLSDEALKYQGLYDAILGCLTINLLDRWGLHDVETALREELKKNGELSQ
- the MRPL38 gene encoding mitochondrial 54S ribosomal protein uL14m (CAGL0M08338g~Ortholog(s) have structural constituent of ribosome activity and mitochondrial large ribosomal subunit localization), translating into MIYLKSIIKVIDNSGAQLAECIKVIGKGSPKSPGRVGDRIVCVIQKARPLTQNITGTATTNRVKKGDICHAIVVRTKQTNEYRRDGSMISFGDNACVLINKNTGEPLGTRIMANDGVVDRTLKDKGFNKICSLASKAL